A stretch of the Streptomyces venezuelae genome encodes the following:
- a CDS encoding ferritin-like fold-containing protein, with product MSTEENVPPPAEDADGGATGIAAQSWADASASPQYRAAVVDLLGALAYGELAAFERLAEDAKMAPTLADKAELAKMASAEFHHFERLRDRLAAVDAEPTAAMEPFAKGVDDFHRQTAPSDWLEGLVKAYVGDSIASDFYREVASHLDSDTRALVLGVLDDTGHGNFAVEKVRAAIEADPRVGGRLALWARRLMGEALSQAQRVVAERDALSTMLVGGVDGMAAGFDLAAVGEMFARITKAHTKRMAALGLAA from the coding sequence ATGTCGACCGAAGAAAACGTACCGCCGCCCGCCGAAGACGCCGACGGCGGCGCCACCGGGATCGCCGCCCAGAGCTGGGCCGATGCCTCCGCCTCGCCGCAGTACCGGGCTGCCGTCGTGGACCTGCTGGGCGCCCTCGCGTACGGAGAACTCGCGGCGTTCGAGCGGCTGGCCGAGGACGCCAAAATGGCACCCACCCTCGCCGACAAGGCAGAGCTCGCAAAGATGGCCTCCGCCGAATTCCACCACTTCGAGCGGCTTCGTGACCGGCTCGCGGCGGTCGACGCCGAGCCCACCGCCGCCATGGAGCCCTTCGCCAAGGGCGTGGACGACTTCCACCGCCAGACCGCGCCCTCGGACTGGCTGGAGGGCCTCGTCAAGGCCTACGTCGGCGACTCCATCGCCAGTGACTTCTACCGCGAGGTGGCCAGCCACCTCGACTCCGACACCCGCGCCCTGGTGCTCGGCGTGCTGGACGACACCGGCCACGGCAACTTCGCCGTCGAGAAGGTCCGCGCCGCGATCGAGGCGGACCCGCGCGTCGGCGGCCGGCTCGCGCTGTGGGCCCGCCGCCTGATGGGCGAGGCCCTCTCGCAGGCGCAGCGGGTGGTCGCCGAGCGCGACGCCCTCTCCACCATGCTGGTCGGCGGGGTCGACGGCATGGCCGCCGGCTTCGACCTGGCGGCCGTCGGTGAGATGTTCGCCCGGATCACCAAGGCGCACACCAAGCGGATGGCGGCGCTGGGCCTCGCGGCCTGA
- a CDS encoding DUF3107 domain-containing protein: protein MEVKIGVQHAPREIVLETELSAEELEKAVTDALTGKSQLLSLTDTKGRKVLVPTDRLSYVDIGEPSARKVGFGAL from the coding sequence GTGGAGGTCAAGATCGGCGTGCAGCACGCACCCCGGGAGATCGTGCTGGAGACCGAACTGAGCGCCGAGGAGCTCGAGAAGGCCGTCACCGACGCGCTCACGGGCAAGTCGCAGCTGCTTTCGCTCACCGACACCAAGGGCCGCAAGGTCCTGGTGCCGACGGACCGGCTGTCGTACGTCGACATCGGCGAGCCGAGCGCCCGCAAGGTGGGCTTCGGCGCTCTCTGA
- a CDS encoding TetR/AcrR family transcriptional regulator produces the protein MTAIEQTEAARPRGTRLPRRARRNQLLGAAQEVFVAQGYHAAAMDDIAERAGVSKPVLYQHFPGKLDLYLALLDQHCEALLQAVRGALASTTDNKLRVAATMDAYFAYVEDEGGAFRLVFESDLTNEPAVRERVDRVSLQCAEAISDVIAEDTGLSKDESMLLAVGLGGVSQVVARYWLSSESPVARETAVGLLTSLAWRGIAGFPLHGTEQH, from the coding sequence GTGACAGCCATCGAGCAGACCGAGGCGGCGCGCCCGCGGGGCACGCGACTGCCGCGCCGAGCCCGACGGAACCAGCTGCTGGGCGCGGCCCAGGAGGTGTTCGTCGCGCAGGGCTACCATGCGGCGGCGATGGACGACATCGCCGAGCGCGCGGGAGTGAGCAAGCCGGTGCTGTACCAGCACTTCCCCGGCAAGCTCGACCTCTATCTGGCGCTGCTGGACCAGCACTGCGAGGCACTGCTGCAGGCGGTGCGGGGCGCGCTCGCCTCGACCACCGACAACAAGCTGCGGGTCGCGGCGACGATGGACGCGTACTTCGCCTATGTGGAGGACGAGGGGGGCGCCTTCCGGCTGGTCTTCGAGTCCGATCTGACCAACGAGCCGGCGGTGCGCGAGCGTGTCGACCGGGTGTCGTTGCAGTGCGCGGAGGCCATCTCGGACGTGATCGCCGAGGACACGGGGCTGTCCAAGGACGAGTCGATGCTGCTGGCGGTGGGCCTGGGCGGGGTGTCCCAGGTGGTCGCCCGGTACTGGCTGTCCAGCGAGAGCCCGGTGGCCCGCGAGACGGCGGTCGGCCTGCTGACCTCGCTGGCCTGGCGCGGTATCGCCGGTTTCCCGCTGCACGGCACGGAGCAGCACTGA
- a CDS encoding alpha/beta fold hydrolase codes for MSSTELPGVRSAAELSTPAGGVRVAEGERLRSVALPGLTLTVRSRPPAREGLPPALYVHGLGGSSLNWSALMELLEDTVDGEAVDLPGFGDSPPPADRNYSVTGLARAVIRYLDASGRGPVHLIGNSLGGAVTTRIAAVRPDLVRSLTLVSPALPELRVQRTAVPTALLAVPGAAALLGRVTRGLTAEQRTRGVMGLCYGDPSRVTPEGFRNAVEEMERRMALPYFWEAMSRSSRGIVDAYTLGGQHGLWRQAQRVLAPTLLVYGGRDRLVSYRMARRAAAAFRGSRLLTLPEAGHVAMMEYPEVVAEAFRGLLRDNSTNDDKG; via the coding sequence ATGTCTTCGACCGAGCTGCCGGGTGTACGGTCCGCCGCCGAGCTGTCCACGCCCGCCGGCGGGGTCCGGGTGGCCGAGGGGGAGCGGCTGCGCAGCGTCGCCCTGCCGGGTCTGACGCTGACCGTGCGGTCGAGGCCGCCGGCCCGCGAAGGACTGCCGCCCGCCCTGTACGTGCACGGGCTCGGCGGCTCCTCGCTGAACTGGTCCGCCCTGATGGAGCTGCTGGAGGACACCGTCGACGGCGAGGCCGTCGACCTCCCCGGCTTCGGGGACTCGCCGCCGCCGGCCGACCGGAACTACTCCGTCACCGGACTCGCCCGGGCGGTGATCCGGTACCTCGACGCCAGTGGCCGCGGGCCCGTCCACCTGATCGGCAACTCCCTCGGCGGCGCCGTCACCACCCGGATCGCGGCCGTCCGGCCCGACCTGGTGCGCTCGCTCACCCTGGTCTCGCCCGCCCTGCCGGAGCTGCGGGTGCAGCGCACCGCGGTGCCCACCGCCCTCCTCGCGGTCCCCGGCGCCGCCGCCCTGCTCGGCCGGGTGACCCGCGGGCTGACCGCCGAACAGCGCACCCGCGGGGTGATGGGCCTGTGTTACGGAGACCCCTCCCGGGTGACGCCCGAGGGTTTCCGGAACGCGGTGGAGGAGATGGAGCGCCGGATGGCCCTCCCCTACTTCTGGGAGGCCATGAGCCGTTCCTCCCGCGGCATCGTCGACGCCTACACTCTCGGCGGGCAGCACGGACTGTGGCGGCAGGCCCAGCGGGTCCTCGCCCCGACCCTGCTGGTCTACGGTGGCCGGGACCGGCTCGTCTCGTACCGTATGGCGCGCAGGGCCGCCGCGGCCTTCCGCGGCTCGCGGCTGCTGACCCTGCCGGAGGCCGGCCACGTGGCGATGATGGAGTACCCCGAGGTGGTCGCCGAGGCCTTCCGGGGCCTGCTCAGAGACAACAGCACCAACGACGACAAAGGCTGA
- a CDS encoding DUF3152 domain-containing protein, with protein MGRHSRKAPTAGPAAVTPPSPDPGPGAAAAAAAGGFPGRRRRGEQAVIHQGYGQQPAPEVLAGHPEQREPGGGWGAAPGAAYDTRSGALYDTGAGAVYGDWRGASRPVPTPMPGPYPDPYPGHGGPDRHTPAFGTPAAGFPRVDLDPPDGNAVTSTGSHRRVPVPRTGDAEPPVAPVTSRGAKVRTYTGMAAAAVTTVLAVVVAGQVVAEDDAGRTGTHAAGDGGKNRAAAGQSAASRSDERPTPDASQSSSSAVAAAPAAPPVPVEKSYEQKMAEQFPIDPKLKGPGTFDAVPGVAKAPGKGKVVRYRVDVEQGLGMDGQLFAEAVQRTLNDDRSWAHNGVRTFERVPSGEVEFVITLASPGTTGIWCAKSDLDTTVDNVSCDSASTDRVMINAFRWAQGSQTYGPQAMFAYRQMLINHEVGHRLGNGHVSCRTPGALAPIMQQQTKSLDIDGIRCRPNPWVYPGN; from the coding sequence GTGGGACGACACAGTCGCAAGGCCCCCACCGCGGGCCCGGCTGCCGTCACTCCGCCATCCCCGGACCCCGGTCCCGGCGCTGCCGCAGCCGCTGCCGCGGGTGGTTTCCCCGGTCGTCGGCGCCGGGGCGAACAGGCCGTCATCCACCAGGGATACGGACAGCAGCCCGCGCCCGAGGTGCTCGCCGGGCACCCCGAGCAGCGCGAGCCCGGCGGCGGCTGGGGCGCGGCCCCCGGCGCGGCGTACGACACGCGATCCGGCGCTCTCTACGACACGGGAGCCGGCGCCGTCTACGGCGACTGGCGCGGAGCGTCGCGCCCCGTTCCCACGCCCATGCCCGGCCCGTACCCCGACCCGTACCCCGGCCACGGCGGACCCGACCGCCATACCCCGGCCTTCGGCACACCCGCCGCCGGCTTCCCGCGGGTGGACCTCGACCCCCCGGATGGGAATGCGGTCACCTCCACCGGCTCGCACCGCCGGGTGCCGGTACCGCGGACCGGTGACGCCGAGCCGCCCGTCGCGCCCGTGACCAGCCGGGGCGCCAAGGTCCGTACGTACACCGGCATGGCGGCGGCGGCCGTCACCACCGTGCTCGCCGTGGTGGTGGCCGGGCAGGTCGTGGCCGAGGACGACGCCGGCCGGACCGGCACGCACGCGGCCGGCGACGGCGGCAAGAACCGGGCCGCGGCCGGACAGTCCGCGGCCTCCCGCTCCGACGAGCGGCCCACCCCGGACGCCTCGCAGTCCTCCTCCTCCGCCGTCGCCGCCGCCCCCGCGGCCCCGCCGGTCCCCGTGGAGAAGTCCTACGAGCAGAAGATGGCCGAACAGTTCCCGATCGACCCGAAACTCAAGGGTCCGGGAACCTTCGACGCCGTGCCGGGCGTGGCCAAGGCCCCCGGCAAGGGGAAGGTCGTCCGCTACCGGGTGGACGTGGAACAGGGCCTCGGCATGGACGGACAGCTGTTCGCCGAGGCCGTGCAGCGCACCCTCAACGACGACCGCAGCTGGGCGCACAACGGGGTGCGCACCTTCGAGCGGGTGCCCTCCGGCGAGGTCGAGTTCGTGATCACGCTGGCCAGTCCGGGAACCACCGGGATCTGGTGCGCCAAGTCCGATCTGGACACCACGGTCGACAACGTCTCCTGCGACTCGGCCTCCACCGACCGGGTGATGATCAATGCCTTCCGGTGGGCCCAGGGCTCGCAGACCTATGGCCCACAGGCGATGTTCGCGTACCGGCAGATGCTGATCAACCACGAGGTCGGCCACCGGCTCGGGAACGGCCACGTCAGCTGCCGCACCCCCGGGGCCCTTGCGCCGATCATGCAGCAGCAGACCAAGTCCCTCGATATCGACGGAATCCGGTGCAGGCCCAATCCCTGGGTCTATCCCGGGAATTGA
- a CDS encoding glycosyltransferase gives MRIGLLTDGGSRLWCERLVRGLPQHEFVLYAQPPAGEDRRATGRSPRRRDRQAFVPAFRDLVAGICTADGTAFAAGLYGLAELAREQGGLTAALRSEDALRLLEAGCRVPAAGRTVQAARVPDLIEVVGGLAQALRPLSLDWYEELGAADVVHASAGGVAALPGLLAKRFFGVPLLVTEYGVQLRAHYLKPGGDGPDRPAVRALLASFQLRLAAELYAQADLLTPGHAHARRWQERCGAARARLRTVHPGMEADRFATVGEAADQGDPGTVVWVGRIDPAKDLIGLLHAFAEVRRGVPGARLRIFATGTGSPAYLADCRALAAQLFPDEAVDSLSPGENPVAFEEIGGPDAPSLADAYGSGRVVVSSSVVEGFPVTLAEAMFCGRATVSTDVGAVFEVIGGTGLVVPPRNPRALAEACVALLRDPERAARLGAAARARALELFTVEQNVAAFREIYLDLIASGPGVERAGADAVPFARPAEARVPGHWTTPSWATA, from the coding sequence GTGCGGATCGGATTGCTGACGGACGGTGGTTCGAGGCTGTGGTGCGAGCGGCTCGTGCGCGGGCTCCCACAGCACGAGTTCGTGCTCTACGCCCAGCCGCCGGCCGGCGAGGACCGCCGGGCGACGGGCCGCAGCCCCCGGCGCCGGGACCGGCAGGCCTTCGTACCGGCCTTCCGGGACCTGGTCGCCGGTATCTGTACGGCCGACGGCACCGCCTTCGCGGCCGGCCTCTACGGCCTCGCCGAACTGGCCCGGGAACAGGGCGGGCTGACCGCGGCCCTGCGCTCCGAGGACGCCCTGCGCCTCCTGGAGGCCGGCTGCCGGGTGCCGGCCGCCGGCCGGACCGTACAGGCGGCCCGGGTCCCCGACCTGATCGAGGTCGTGGGCGGGCTGGCGCAGGCGCTGCGCCCGCTCTCCCTCGACTGGTACGAGGAGCTCGGCGCGGCCGATGTCGTGCACGCCTCGGCCGGCGGAGTGGCGGCCCTGCCCGGGCTGTTGGCCAAACGCTTCTTCGGAGTGCCGCTGCTGGTCACCGAGTACGGGGTCCAGCTCCGCGCGCACTACCTGAAGCCCGGCGGCGACGGCCCGGACCGGCCCGCGGTACGGGCGCTCCTGGCCTCCTTCCAGCTCCGGCTGGCCGCCGAACTGTACGCGCAGGCCGACCTGCTGACCCCCGGTCATGCGCATGCGCGGCGCTGGCAGGAGCGGTGCGGGGCCGCGCGGGCGCGGCTGCGCACGGTCCACCCCGGGATGGAGGCGGACCGATTCGCCACCGTCGGGGAAGCCGCCGACCAGGGGGATCCCGGCACCGTGGTCTGGGTCGGCCGGATCGACCCCGCGAAGGACCTGATCGGTCTGCTGCACGCGTTCGCCGAGGTCCGGCGGGGGGTGCCGGGAGCCCGGTTGCGGATCTTCGCCACGGGCACGGGATCACCGGCCTATCTGGCGGACTGCCGGGCCCTGGCCGCCCAGCTGTTCCCCGACGAGGCGGTGGACAGCCTGTCGCCGGGGGAGAACCCGGTGGCCTTCGAGGAGATCGGCGGCCCGGACGCGCCCTCGCTCGCCGATGCGTACGGGTCGGGCCGGGTGGTGGTCTCCTCCTCCGTGGTGGAGGGCTTCCCGGTCACCCTGGCCGAGGCGATGTTCTGCGGGCGGGCCACCGTCTCGACGGACGTGGGCGCGGTGTTCGAGGTGATCGGCGGCACCGGGCTGGTGGTTCCCCCGCGCAACCCGCGGGCGCTGGCGGAGGCCTGCGTGGCCCTGCTGCGGGACCCGGAGCGGGCCGCCCGGCTGGGAGCGGCGGCCCGGGCGCGGGCGCTGGAACTGTTCACGGTCGAGCAGAACGTGGCCGCGTTCCGGGAGATCTACCTGGACCTGATCGCGAGCGGGCCGGGGGTGGAGCGGGCGGGGGCGGATGCCGTGCCGTTCGCCCGGCCGGCGGAGGCGAGGGTGCCGGGGCACTGGACGACACCGTCCTGGGCTACGGCATGA
- a CDS encoding NAD-dependent epimerase/dehydratase, whose protein sequence is MRVLLIGANGYLGRYVADRLLADPAVQLTALGRGDDADVRFDLATGSPGALTRFLDAVHPGVVVNCAGATRGGARDLTRHNTVAVATICESLRRSGCGARLVQLGCAAEYGPSQPGSSTAEDAVPRPGGPYGVSKLAATELVLGSGLDAVVLRVFSPVGPGTPAGSPLGRLAEAMRRAMQSGDSELKLSGLGVQRDFVDVRDVARAVHAASLSAAQGVVNIGTGRAVRLRDAAAVLARVAGFGGALHELDAVAPQHGLPGRHIGIGAPRSEATAEQLAAAAAQPAYPYPDGCGAWQQADVRTARDRLGWRPRINLEESLADIWMEAACRI, encoded by the coding sequence ATGAGGGTGCTGCTGATCGGAGCCAACGGATACCTCGGCCGCTACGTCGCCGACCGGCTGCTCGCCGACCCCGCCGTGCAGCTCACGGCGCTCGGCCGGGGGGACGACGCCGACGTGCGGTTCGACCTCGCGACCGGCAGCCCCGGCGCGCTGACCCGGTTCCTGGACGCCGTCCACCCCGGGGTGGTCGTCAACTGCGCCGGAGCCACCCGCGGCGGGGCCCGCGACCTGACCCGGCACAACACCGTGGCCGTCGCCACCATCTGCGAGTCCCTGCGCCGCAGCGGCTGCGGGGCCCGGCTGGTCCAGCTCGGCTGTGCCGCGGAGTACGGGCCCAGCCAGCCCGGCTCCAGCACCGCCGAGGACGCCGTGCCCAGACCCGGCGGCCCGTACGGGGTGAGCAAGCTGGCCGCCACCGAGCTGGTGCTCGGCTCCGGGCTGGACGCCGTGGTGCTGCGGGTGTTCTCGCCCGTCGGGCCCGGCACCCCCGCCGGCTCCCCGCTCGGCCGGCTCGCCGAGGCCATGCGCCGCGCCATGCAGTCCGGGGACAGTGAGCTCAAGCTGAGCGGGCTCGGGGTGCAGCGCGATTTCGTCGACGTACGGGACGTGGCCCGCGCGGTGCACGCGGCGAGCCTGTCCGCCGCGCAGGGCGTGGTGAACATCGGCACCGGCCGGGCCGTGCGGCTGCGCGACGCCGCCGCCGTGCTCGCCCGGGTCGCGGGATTCGGCGGCGCCCTGCACGAGCTCGACGCGGTCGCTCCGCAGCACGGCCTGCCCGGCCGGCACATCGGGATCGGAGCCCCGCGCTCGGAGGCCACCGCCGAGCAGCTCGCCGCCGCCGCGGCCCAGCCCGCGTACCCCTATCCGGACGGTTGCGGCGCCTGGCAGCAGGCCGATGTCCGCACCGCCCGGGACCGGCTCGGCTGGCGCCCCCGGATCAACCTGGAGGAATCGCTGGCGGACATCTGGATGGAGGCGGCATGCCGCATCTGA
- a CDS encoding spherulation-specific family 4 protein → MPHLTTPPGAAPAATGAGRLGLGVPGYAHPLLAPAEWGELARPGTPVHWAVLNVTDGPGQRPDPHVSEAARRLREAGGTLLGHLAMRNGERTFGELVSDAHRYLDWYRVGGFYLAGAPAGREELAAVRRLTDTLRTLHDGLRIVLGHGTHPCPGYAEAADQLVTFSGAWSDYRWSQVAEWTAEHPPERFCHLVHGVPRTHLEEAMRVARWQGAGTVWFTDRSDRRGGQDPWAGMPAYWDEIVSRIGQGVSE, encoded by the coding sequence ATGCCGCATCTGACCACCCCGCCGGGGGCGGCCCCGGCCGCCACCGGGGCCGGACGGCTGGGCCTGGGGGTGCCCGGGTACGCCCATCCGCTGCTGGCCCCCGCCGAGTGGGGCGAGCTCGCCCGGCCCGGTACCCCGGTGCACTGGGCCGTGCTGAACGTCACGGACGGTCCCGGACAGCGGCCCGATCCGCATGTCTCGGAGGCCGCCCGCCGGCTGCGCGAAGCCGGCGGTACCCTGCTCGGCCATCTCGCCATGCGGAACGGTGAACGGACCTTCGGAGAGCTGGTCTCCGACGCCCACCGGTACCTGGACTGGTACCGGGTCGGCGGCTTCTACCTGGCCGGGGCCCCCGCCGGCCGGGAGGAGCTGGCGGCGGTGCGCCGGCTGACGGACACCCTGCGCACGCTGCACGACGGGCTGCGGATCGTGCTCGGCCACGGCACCCACCCCTGCCCCGGCTACGCCGAGGCCGCCGACCAGCTGGTCACCTTTTCCGGGGCGTGGTCCGACTACCGCTGGTCGCAGGTGGCCGAATGGACGGCGGAACACCCGCCGGAGCGCTTCTGCCACCTGGTCCACGGGGTTCCGCGGACCCATCTGGAGGAGGCGATGCGGGTCGCCCGCTGGCAGGGGGCCGGGACCGTCTGGTTCACCGACCGCTCGGACCGCCGCGGCGGGCAGGACCCCTGGGCCGGAATGCCCGCGTACTGGGACGAAATTGTCTCGCGTATCGGACAGGGTGTCTCGGAATGA
- the moeZ gene encoding adenylyltransferase/sulfurtransferase MoeZ, whose product MSLPPLVEPAAELTVDEVRRYSRHLIIPDVGMEGQKRLKNAKVLAVGAGGLGSPALMYLAAAGVGTLGIVEFDEVDESNLQRQIIHSQADIGRSKAESARDSVLGINPYVNVVLHEERLEAENVMEIFGQYDLIVDGTDNFATRYLVNDACVLLNKPYVWGSIYRFDGQASVFWSEHGPCYRCLYPEPPPPGMVPSCAEGGVLGVLCASIGSIQVNEAIKLLAGIGEPLVGRLMIYDALEMQYRQVKIRKDPDCAVCGENPTVTELIDYEAFCGVVSEEAQEAALGSTITPKQLKEWIDDGENIEIIDVREINEYEIVSIPGARLIPKGEFLMGSALQDLPQDKRIVLHCKTGVRSAEVLAVLKSAGFADAVHVGGGVIGWVNQIEPHKPVY is encoded by the coding sequence GTGTCGCTGCCACCCCTGGTCGAGCCAGCCGCCGAGCTGACCGTTGACGAGGTCCGTCGGTACTCCCGCCACCTGATCATCCCCGATGTGGGGATGGAGGGCCAGAAGCGTCTGAAGAACGCCAAGGTGCTCGCCGTGGGTGCGGGCGGCCTCGGCTCGCCCGCCCTGATGTACCTGGCCGCGGCCGGTGTCGGCACGCTCGGCATCGTCGAGTTCGACGAGGTCGACGAGTCGAACCTGCAGCGCCAGATCATCCACAGCCAGGCGGACATCGGCCGCTCCAAGGCCGAGTCGGCGCGGGACTCCGTCCTCGGCATCAACCCGTACGTGAACGTGGTTCTCCACGAAGAGCGGCTCGAAGCCGAGAACGTGATGGAGATCTTCGGCCAGTACGACCTGATCGTCGACGGCACGGACAACTTCGCCACCCGCTACCTGGTCAACGACGCCTGCGTGCTGCTGAACAAGCCGTACGTGTGGGGCTCGATCTACCGCTTCGACGGCCAGGCCTCGGTGTTCTGGTCCGAGCACGGCCCCTGCTACCGCTGCCTCTACCCGGAGCCCCCGCCGCCGGGCATGGTCCCCTCCTGCGCCGAGGGCGGCGTACTGGGTGTGCTCTGCGCGTCCATCGGCTCCATCCAGGTCAACGAGGCGATCAAGCTGCTCGCCGGCATCGGCGAGCCGCTGGTCGGCCGCCTGATGATCTACGACGCCCTGGAGATGCAGTACCGCCAGGTGAAGATCCGCAAGGACCCCGACTGCGCGGTCTGCGGCGAGAACCCGACCGTCACCGAGCTCATCGACTACGAGGCCTTCTGCGGCGTCGTGTCGGAGGAGGCCCAGGAGGCCGCCCTGGGTTCGACGATCACTCCCAAGCAGCTCAAGGAGTGGATCGACGACGGCGAGAACATCGAGATCATCGATGTCCGCGAGATCAACGAGTACGAGATCGTCTCGATCCCCGGCGCCAGGCTGATCCCCAAGGGCGAGTTCCTGATGGGCAGCGCGCTCCAGGACCTGCCGCAGGACAAGCGCATCGTCTTGCACTGCAAGACGGGTGTCCGCAGTGCGGAAGTCCTCGCGGTGCTGAAGTCCGCGGGCTTCGCGGACGCGGTGCACGTCGGCGGCGGCGTGATCGGCTGGGTCAACCAGATCGAGCCGCACAAGCCGGTCTACTAG
- a CDS encoding alpha/beta hydrolase: MTGNALRTTAAAALAATLLGTGGCSGSKEPEQPKGTASPTARQAPAQKLHWDACPPPSPAQGGGQAPSQEWQCATLKVPLDYAKPEGEQIELALIRTQARDKNNRIGSLVFNFGGPGGSGITTLPGAAEEYDALRDRYDLVSFDPRGVGRSGPVLCLGDRQLDAYYASDSTPSTPAQEKQYTDGIRAYHEACKTKSGKVLPYVGTENAARDLDELRRALGDEKLNYFGISYGTELGGVYAHLFPTHVGRAVFDAVVDPTQTYEQGSLGQAEGFQLALDNFAKDCVDRGDDCLLQGSTVKEIEDNIIALQKRLETAPIAGIGDRKLTQSAATNGIAQALYSKELWPLLEQGLDEAEGGQGQLLMALSDALNGRDEQGRYSNLGAANTAINCVDSKERYDLAQTKAKLPEFRAASPVFGELMGWGLLACTGWPVPGSRKTPDVSAPGSAPILVIGNTGDPATPYAGARNMVERLGPGVGVELTYKGEGHGAYNSGDPCVQKAVNSYLLDGTVPPANTTCTAA, translated from the coding sequence ATGACGGGAAACGCTCTGCGGACCACCGCTGCCGCGGCCCTCGCCGCCACCCTGCTCGGCACGGGCGGCTGCTCCGGGAGCAAGGAACCGGAACAGCCGAAGGGCACGGCGAGCCCGACCGCCCGGCAGGCCCCCGCGCAGAAACTGCACTGGGACGCCTGCCCGCCCCCGTCCCCGGCCCAGGGCGGCGGCCAGGCTCCGTCCCAGGAGTGGCAGTGCGCCACCCTCAAGGTTCCCCTCGACTACGCCAAGCCCGAGGGCGAGCAGATCGAACTGGCCCTGATCCGGACCCAGGCCCGCGACAAGAACAACCGCATCGGCTCGCTGGTCTTCAACTTCGGCGGCCCCGGCGGCTCCGGCATCACCACCCTGCCCGGCGCGGCCGAGGAGTACGACGCCCTGCGCGACCGCTACGACCTGGTCAGCTTCGACCCCAGGGGGGTCGGCCGCAGCGGGCCGGTGCTCTGCCTGGGCGACCGGCAGCTGGACGCGTACTACGCCTCGGACAGCACCCCCTCCACCCCGGCCCAGGAGAAGCAGTACACCGATGGCATCCGGGCCTATCACGAGGCCTGCAAGACGAAGTCCGGGAAGGTGCTGCCGTACGTCGGCACCGAGAACGCCGCCCGCGACCTGGACGAGCTCCGCCGGGCCCTGGGCGACGAGAAGCTGAACTACTTCGGGATCAGTTACGGCACCGAGCTCGGCGGGGTCTACGCCCACCTGTTCCCCACCCATGTCGGCCGGGCCGTGTTCGACGCGGTCGTGGACCCGACGCAGACCTACGAGCAGGGCTCCCTCGGCCAGGCCGAGGGCTTCCAGCTGGCCCTCGACAACTTCGCCAAGGACTGTGTGGACCGCGGCGACGACTGCCTGCTCCAGGGCAGCACCGTCAAGGAGATCGAGGACAACATCATCGCCCTGCAGAAGCGGCTGGAGACGGCCCCCATCGCCGGGATCGGCGACCGCAAGCTCACCCAGTCCGCGGCCACCAACGGAATCGCCCAGGCCCTCTACTCCAAGGAGCTCTGGCCGCTGCTGGAACAGGGGCTGGACGAGGCGGAAGGCGGTCAGGGCCAGCTGCTGATGGCCCTCTCCGACGCCCTCAACGGGCGGGACGAGCAGGGCAGGTACAGCAACCTCGGGGCCGCCAACACGGCCATCAACTGCGTGGACTCCAAGGAGCGGTACGACCTGGCGCAGACCAAGGCCAAGCTGCCCGAGTTCCGGGCCGCCTCCCCGGTGTTCGGAGAGTTGATGGGCTGGGGCCTGCTGGCCTGCACCGGCTGGCCGGTGCCCGGCTCCAGGAAGACCCCGGATGTGAGCGCCCCCGGCTCCGCCCCGATCCTGGTGATCGGCAACACGGGCGACCCGGCCACTCCGTACGCGGGGGCCCGGAACATGGTGGAGCGGCTCGGCCCGGGGGTCGGGGTGGAACTCACCTACAAGGGCGAGGGCCACGGGGCCTACAACAGCGGAGATCCGTGCGTCCAGAAGGCGGTCAACTCCTACCTCCTGGACGGCACGGTCCCGCCCGCCAACACCACCTGCACGGCGGCCTGA